In Pseudoalteromonas sp. MM1, a single window of DNA contains:
- a CDS encoding TonB-dependent receptor domain-containing protein, protein MKNTLPFNKHALNVVIGTLCTGISFISLAEQAPDTSETIEVWGTTITNNSLLQDDIERKQANHLSDLLRDQAGIDVGGSHSIVQGINIRGVDDLDLNITVDGISQNNNMFHHSGNLLINADILKAVDIKVGTNSVLTGGLSGGVAFETKDAKDLLEPGQDFGARLYTNLGTNDYAGGSAAVYGQLTDNIDALAYYTYTDRNNFENGNGKEVTGNEGRTVDGIFKLGWDVNESNRLVFSYDRYNDEGDYYVKTNFGAGFAEDSDAQTEDIDYTRTSTSLAYKLDKGDAITLRASVYRNELSYIALGTEGNSEHTGYTALATSKIALAGFNHTLRYGGEGYEQVSKRIANHVQTNKDTADSHAIYIEDEIAVTDQLFVTPGVRYNYFKVDMYSAGTNDSLDKSWNELTFGLAAKYLINDNWSVSASSTELFQGPGLRESYVDYSTNFDKDLKAETGVNNAIGFAFKDQNMMGLDSFGFSLNLFKTRIEDYIDNWAIGKGRPIGTYENSGDYDIDGFESTLSLRKALFSARLSYSKSDSEQLETGEQLRYEVGDSISLNLGYEVPQYDLKFNWTSLVNRTDDSVSSGADIHKVGYQVHNISMQWLPSQLEALSMTLGVENIFDKTYYSHASYSSDTVQDYEAGRNVKLSASYVF, encoded by the coding sequence ATGAAAAACACGCTCCCATTTAATAAGCACGCGCTTAACGTTGTTATTGGTACTTTGTGTACTGGTATATCATTCATAAGCTTAGCGGAACAAGCTCCCGATACCTCAGAAACCATCGAAGTATGGGGCACAACAATTACTAACAATTCGCTATTACAAGACGATATTGAAAGAAAACAAGCCAACCATTTAAGTGATTTACTCCGTGACCAAGCGGGTATTGACGTAGGTGGCTCGCACTCTATTGTGCAAGGTATTAATATTCGTGGTGTTGACGATTTAGACCTCAACATTACTGTTGATGGTATTAGCCAAAACAATAATATGTTCCACCACTCAGGAAACTTACTTATTAATGCTGATATTTTAAAAGCAGTAGATATAAAAGTAGGGACTAATTCAGTGCTTACCGGCGGCCTTTCAGGTGGTGTTGCTTTTGAAACTAAAGACGCTAAAGATTTACTAGAGCCTGGCCAAGACTTTGGCGCACGCTTATACACAAACTTAGGTACTAATGATTACGCCGGTGGCTCTGCTGCGGTATATGGCCAACTAACCGATAACATAGACGCCCTTGCCTACTACACCTACACCGACAGAAATAACTTTGAAAACGGCAATGGCAAAGAAGTTACAGGTAACGAAGGACGCACGGTAGATGGCATCTTCAAGCTCGGCTGGGATGTAAACGAGAGTAACCGTTTAGTGTTCTCATACGACAGATACAACGATGAAGGCGATTACTACGTAAAAACCAACTTTGGTGCTGGCTTCGCTGAAGATTCAGACGCGCAAACAGAAGATATTGACTACACACGTACCAGTACTTCACTTGCCTACAAGCTAGATAAAGGCGATGCAATCACCCTACGTGCAAGCGTTTACCGTAACGAGCTAAGCTATATCGCACTGGGTACAGAGGGTAACTCTGAGCATACGGGTTACACTGCCCTTGCCACATCTAAAATTGCACTTGCTGGATTTAACCATACATTACGCTATGGCGGCGAAGGGTATGAGCAAGTATCTAAACGTATTGCAAACCACGTACAAACCAATAAAGACACTGCAGACTCTCACGCCATTTATATTGAAGACGAAATCGCTGTAACCGATCAGCTATTTGTAACCCCTGGTGTGCGTTACAACTATTTTAAAGTAGATATGTACTCTGCCGGTACTAACGATTCGTTAGATAAATCGTGGAACGAGTTAACGTTTGGTTTAGCGGCTAAATACCTAATTAACGATAACTGGAGTGTTAGCGCAAGCTCTACCGAGCTGTTTCAAGGCCCTGGCCTGCGCGAAAGCTACGTTGATTACAGTACTAACTTTGATAAAGACTTAAAAGCAGAAACCGGTGTAAATAACGCCATTGGTTTTGCCTTTAAAGATCAAAACATGATGGGCTTAGACTCATTTGGTTTTTCATTAAACCTGTTTAAAACCCGTATTGAAGATTACATAGACAACTGGGCAATTGGTAAAGGTCGCCCTATTGGTACTTATGAAAACTCGGGCGATTACGATATTGATGGTTTTGAATCAACGCTTTCTCTGCGTAAAGCGCTATTTAGTGCGCGTTTAAGTTACTCTAAATCAGACTCTGAACAGCTAGAAACAGGCGAGCAACTGCGTTATGAGGTAGGCGATAGTATTTCATTAAACTTAGGCTACGAAGTACCACAGTACGACTTAAAATTTAATTGGACCAGCCTAGTTAACAGAACTGATGACTCGGTATCAAGCGGTGCTGATATTCATAAAGTAGGTTATCAGGTTCATAACATTAGTATGCAGTGGCTACCCAGTCAGCTTGAAGCACTAAGCATGACCTTAGGTGTTGAAAACATTTTTGATAAAACCTATTACTCGCACGCTTCTTACTCAAGCGATACAGTGCAAGATTACGAAGCAGGCCGTAATGTTAAATTAAGCGCCTCATACGTTTTTTAA
- a CDS encoding LysR family transcriptional regulator gives MNLNQLDLNLLIILKQLLNEKHISNTALTLGMSQPSISRSLSKLRTLFDDQLLIRMAGGYELTPKAQSIQQDLNSILNMVETLVNKQTFDPKTSTATIKLFGLPPQMHLFIKTIIKEVREQAPNIILEIDTLPKPQFSDLLKGEAHFVITGHKPANSEGKLYCQPLFDREFKLVMARNHKLANSELSVELLRDCNFGQISIQGEKALTIAQNFAALGIDNIATPVRLKNFYSIGSIAENTDIIFYVPNHFAADVCQQHNVVARTPPQELNLSYAQVALYWHQRHHNDPVCQWFRELVKNKVFEV, from the coding sequence ATGAATTTAAATCAGCTCGATCTAAACCTTCTTATTATTTTAAAGCAGCTTTTAAACGAAAAACATATTAGCAATACCGCGTTAACCTTAGGCATGAGCCAACCGTCTATAAGCCGCTCATTAAGTAAATTACGCACGTTGTTTGACGATCAATTATTAATAAGAATGGCTGGAGGGTATGAGCTAACACCCAAGGCGCAATCAATTCAGCAAGATCTCAATTCTATTTTAAATATGGTAGAAACGCTGGTTAACAAGCAAACCTTTGATCCAAAAACAAGCACAGCCACTATTAAACTGTTTGGCCTACCGCCGCAAATGCATTTGTTTATAAAAACAATAATTAAAGAAGTGCGCGAGCAAGCGCCTAATATCATCCTTGAAATAGACACCTTACCTAAACCACAGTTTTCTGACTTACTAAAAGGCGAGGCTCACTTTGTAATAACAGGTCATAAACCCGCCAACTCCGAGGGAAAACTCTATTGCCAACCATTGTTTGACCGAGAGTTTAAACTTGTTATGGCTCGTAATCATAAACTTGCTAATAGCGAGCTCAGTGTTGAGCTTTTGCGCGACTGTAACTTTGGGCAAATATCAATTCAAGGTGAAAAAGCGTTAACCATTGCACAAAATTTTGCTGCACTGGGTATTGATAATATTGCGACCCCAGTACGCTTGAAAAACTTTTACAGCATTGGCAGCATTGCTGAGAACACCGATATAATATTTTATGTACCCAACCATTTTGCCGCCGATGTGTGCCAACAGCATAACGTAGTAGCCAGAACGCCACCGCAAGAGCTCAACTTATCGTACGCACAAGTCGCCTTATATTGGCACCAACGCCATCATAATGATCCTGTATGTCAGTGGTTTAGAGAGCTTGTAAAAAACAAAGTATTTGAAGTCTAA
- a CDS encoding bifunctional 2',3'-cyclic-nucleotide 2'-phosphodiesterase/3'-nucleotidase, with the protein MKNRIAKKYFLKSTLALTIALSLTGCDINDDDDNDPIVVVTPDPAPVTLRVMETTDIHMYLSNYDYFAQAPSETLGFVNTATLIKEARSEVQNSVLVDNGDLIQNSPLGDYEAIVRKDDILNGATHVAFKAMNLLDYDVANLGNHEFNFGLEFLDATLSGADFPYINANVYVDDGDDDDSNDENRYTPYYLQDKTVFDINGNEQTIKIGYLGLTPPQIMQWDSAHLQGKVIAKDIVATAEKFIPQMKAQGADIIIAIPHSGLTASAQEDLAENTALYLSKVDDVDAILFGHNHRLFPGDASYDGYESAGIDNVNGKLNGVPAVMPGFFGNNLGVIDLIVEPNDEGGWEVTSSKVETRAISGTDENGDFIDLAAVDTDVAAAIELEHQATIDWVSEPFAKISNPIYSFFALVQDDPSIQIVSDAQIAWGKAFIQGTELDGLPVLSAAAPFRAGRNGIEDYTNVKAGDITLLDTVSLYVFPNTIRMVKVTGNDVKEWLERSAGQFNQIDVNSSAEQNLLDTTFPTFNFDIIDGVTFEIDVTKPKRYDNDGVLISENNSRITNLQYQGEAIDLEAEFLIVTNNYRASGGGNFPAIDGTSRETFEGPDENRGVLRSYIISEAAKSSTGSIDPSADNNWRFSPVTTSTELNVVFRTSPLDEVASIAQTLPAVAPTSPLKTGENGFALYTIDLKN; encoded by the coding sequence ATGAAAAATCGAATCGCTAAAAAATACTTTTTAAAATCAACACTGGCACTAACCATTGCTCTTTCATTAACGGGTTGTGACATAAATGATGACGACGATAACGACCCAATCGTTGTGGTAACTCCAGACCCAGCGCCTGTTACTTTGCGCGTAATGGAAACAACCGACATACACATGTATTTATCTAACTACGATTACTTTGCACAAGCCCCATCAGAAACTTTAGGTTTTGTTAATACCGCAACCCTTATAAAAGAGGCGCGCAGTGAAGTGCAAAACAGTGTACTTGTTGATAATGGTGATTTAATTCAAAACAGTCCACTTGGCGATTACGAAGCGATTGTACGTAAAGACGATATTTTAAATGGCGCAACCCATGTTGCTTTTAAAGCTATGAACTTGCTTGATTACGATGTAGCTAACTTAGGAAACCATGAATTTAATTTTGGCTTAGAGTTTTTAGATGCCACATTAAGTGGTGCCGACTTCCCGTATATTAATGCCAATGTATACGTTGATGATGGTGATGATGACGACAGCAACGATGAAAACCGTTATACACCGTACTACCTTCAAGATAAAACCGTATTTGATATAAACGGCAACGAACAAACAATTAAAATTGGTTACTTAGGCCTTACCCCTCCGCAAATTATGCAGTGGGATAGCGCGCATTTACAAGGCAAGGTAATTGCAAAAGATATTGTTGCTACTGCTGAAAAATTTATTCCACAAATGAAAGCACAAGGCGCCGATATTATTATTGCCATTCCGCACTCTGGGTTAACAGCCAGCGCCCAAGAAGACCTCGCCGAAAACACGGCCCTATACCTGTCAAAAGTAGATGACGTAGACGCCATACTATTTGGTCATAACCACCGCTTGTTTCCCGGTGATGCGTCGTACGATGGCTATGAATCGGCGGGTATTGATAACGTAAACGGTAAACTTAATGGCGTACCCGCTGTTATGCCTGGCTTTTTTGGCAATAACTTAGGGGTTATTGATTTAATTGTTGAGCCAAACGATGAAGGCGGCTGGGAAGTAACCAGCTCAAAAGTAGAAACTCGTGCCATTAGTGGTACAGATGAAAACGGCGACTTTATTGATTTGGCTGCCGTAGATACCGATGTAGCTGCCGCAATTGAGCTTGAACACCAAGCAACAATTGACTGGGTGAGCGAACCCTTTGCTAAAATTTCAAACCCAATTTATAGCTTTTTTGCTTTGGTGCAAGACGATCCGTCAATTCAAATAGTATCAGATGCACAAATAGCGTGGGGTAAAGCGTTTATTCAAGGCACTGAACTTGATGGTTTACCTGTGCTTTCGGCAGCAGCCCCTTTTAGAGCTGGCCGCAATGGTATTGAAGATTACACCAATGTAAAAGCAGGTGATATTACCCTACTAGATACCGTTAGTTTGTATGTGTTTCCAAACACTATTCGTATGGTAAAAGTAACAGGTAACGATGTTAAAGAGTGGCTAGAACGCTCTGCAGGTCAGTTTAATCAGATTGATGTAAACAGCAGCGCTGAGCAAAACCTACTCGACACCACTTTTCCCACTTTTAACTTTGATATTATTGACGGTGTTACCTTTGAAATTGATGTCACTAAGCCAAAACGATATGACAACGATGGCGTATTAATAAGTGAAAACAATTCGCGCATTACTAACTTGCAATACCAAGGTGAAGCGATAGATTTAGAGGCAGAGTTTTTAATTGTAACGAATAACTACCGCGCATCGGGTGGCGGAAACTTCCCAGCGATTGACGGCACCAGCCGTGAAACGTTTGAAGGCCCAGATGAAAACCGCGGTGTACTGCGAAGTTACATTATTAGCGAAGCCGCTAAAAGTAGCACGGGCAGTATTGACCCGTCTGCCGATAATAACTGGCGCTTTAGCCCCGTGACCACCAGCACAGAGCTAAACGTTGTGTTTAGAACATCACCGCTTGATGAAGTAGCTAGCATTGCCCAAACACTGCCAGCGGTGGCGCCTACCTCACCACTTAAAACAGGCGAAAATGGTTTTGCGCTATACACCATTGATTTAAAAAACTAA
- a CDS encoding amidohydrolase family protein: MSIPMYAFKKIKKSLLLSACALTSFPSYAVDEQFVSYQAGRYAIKNVMLIDGTGKPAQTNQTVVINKNKIVNIGATAEIDVAEGVNIIDGTGKTLIPGLVMMHEHMFYPTGKAHYTEMLYSFPRLYLAGGATTIRTAGTTAPYADLKLRDDINAGKSLGPDIDVTAPYLNGPGLPILKIKSLRDADDAKKMMDYWGLEGVTSYKAYMHIHQNELDVVIKKAHEQNNKVTAHLCSVTYREAAALGIDNLEHGFFAATDFVKSKQKDVCPSNKDVQQSFVDLDINSPEVTSLINYLVDNNVALTSTLTVFETFTKGRPKAYPKALDALIPQVRDQYESRFEKIAKQSESSWPLVFKKMMQLEKMFVAAGGKLMVGTDPTGYGGVIAGFSNQRAIELLVEAGFMQPQAIKIATLNAAQYLNKQNTIGSIEVGKQADLVIINGDFAKNASAIRNMETVFKNGVGYNSTALFDNTKSVVGLH, encoded by the coding sequence ATGAGTATACCTATGTACGCATTTAAAAAAATTAAAAAATCTTTATTATTAAGTGCTTGCGCTTTAACTAGCTTTCCAAGTTACGCAGTTGATGAGCAATTTGTAAGTTACCAGGCGGGGCGTTATGCAATTAAAAATGTTATGTTAATCGATGGCACCGGCAAACCAGCACAAACTAATCAAACGGTTGTAATAAATAAAAATAAAATTGTGAACATAGGTGCCACAGCTGAGATAGACGTTGCTGAAGGTGTGAATATTATTGACGGTACTGGAAAAACGTTAATTCCGGGTTTGGTGATGATGCACGAGCACATGTTTTATCCAACCGGCAAAGCTCATTACACCGAAATGCTTTACAGCTTTCCGCGTTTATATTTAGCAGGCGGTGCAACCACAATTCGCACTGCTGGCACAACTGCACCTTATGCTGATTTAAAATTAAGAGATGATATAAACGCAGGTAAAAGTTTAGGCCCAGATATAGATGTAACGGCGCCGTATTTAAATGGCCCCGGCTTACCTATATTAAAAATAAAGTCGCTACGCGATGCAGACGATGCTAAAAAAATGATGGACTACTGGGGCTTAGAGGGGGTTACCTCATATAAAGCGTATATGCATATTCATCAAAATGAGCTTGATGTGGTTATTAAAAAAGCGCACGAGCAAAATAACAAAGTTACGGCTCATTTGTGTTCAGTTACATACCGCGAAGCAGCCGCTTTAGGTATTGATAACCTAGAGCATGGCTTTTTTGCCGCCACCGACTTTGTTAAAAGCAAGCAAAAAGATGTATGCCCAAGTAATAAAGACGTACAGCAATCGTTTGTAGATTTAGATATAAACTCGCCAGAAGTAACGAGCCTAATAAATTACTTAGTGGATAATAATGTAGCACTTACCTCTACACTTACTGTGTTTGAAACCTTTACTAAAGGCCGCCCTAAAGCCTACCCAAAAGCACTTGATGCATTAATACCGCAAGTACGTGACCAGTACGAGTCGCGCTTTGAAAAAATAGCAAAGCAGAGCGAATCTAGCTGGCCTTTAGTATTTAAAAAAATGATGCAGCTAGAAAAAATGTTTGTAGCCGCGGGTGGTAAATTAATGGTGGGCACAGACCCAACAGGTTATGGCGGCGTTATTGCTGGCTTTTCAAATCAGCGTGCAATTGAATTACTCGTAGAGGCTGGATTTATGCAGCCACAAGCTATAAAAATAGCCACGTTAAATGCAGCGCAGTATTTAAATAAGCAAAATACAATAGGCAGTATTGAAGTAGGTAAACAAGCTGACTTAGTCATTATAAATGGCGATTTTGCAAAAAATGCGTCGGCTATCCGTAATATGGAAACTGTATTTAAAAATGGTGTAGGCTATAACTCAACAGCACTTTTCGATAACACTAAATCGGTTGTTGGGCTTCATTAA
- a CDS encoding M20 family metallopeptidase, producing MKKSLLSVALGFAALGAFNAQANLDQHVKNVEQQVIEWRRDFHQNPELGNRETRTAGIVAKHLKSLGMQVQTDIAYTGVVGILKGAKPGPTVMLRADMDALPVTEKTDVPFKSTKTTTYRGVDVGIMHACGHDTHVAMLMGAAQVLANMKDELHGNIMFVFQPAEEGAPLGEEGGAELMLKEGIFTKYKPDVAFGLHITSSLHTGKIGYRSGPFMASADRFEITVHGRQAHGSAPWTGVDPIAAAAQIVTGVNHIVSRQVNITKEPAIVSFGKIAGGVRNNIIPEEVEMVGTIRNFDMDNRAQIFENIKTTATHIAKSSGATADVHIHEGYPVTVNNPELTAQMLPSLEKAAGKQNVQEMGKITGAEDFSFYALEIPSVFVFLGGTPASQDLKTVASNHSPYFYADESSFKVGTKALSQLAVDYLNSQK from the coding sequence ATGAAAAAATCACTACTCTCAGTGGCATTAGGTTTTGCTGCACTTGGTGCGTTTAACGCGCAGGCAAACCTTGATCAACACGTTAAAAATGTAGAGCAGCAGGTAATTGAGTGGCGACGCGACTTTCATCAAAACCCTGAGTTGGGTAATCGCGAAACGCGTACCGCAGGCATTGTGGCTAAACACTTAAAGTCGTTAGGTATGCAGGTACAAACCGATATTGCTTACACAGGGGTTGTGGGTATTTTAAAAGGCGCAAAGCCTGGCCCTACGGTAATGTTACGTGCCGATATGGATGCACTACCGGTAACAGAAAAAACAGATGTGCCATTTAAATCAACCAAAACAACAACTTACCGTGGCGTTGATGTAGGCATAATGCACGCCTGTGGCCACGACACGCATGTAGCTATGTTAATGGGCGCTGCACAAGTACTGGCAAATATGAAAGATGAGCTGCATGGCAATATTATGTTTGTGTTTCAGCCTGCTGAAGAGGGCGCACCTTTAGGCGAAGAAGGCGGTGCAGAGTTAATGCTTAAAGAAGGCATTTTTACTAAATATAAGCCAGATGTAGCCTTTGGCTTGCATATTACTTCAAGTCTACATACAGGTAAAATTGGTTATCGAAGTGGGCCATTTATGGCCAGTGCCGATCGCTTTGAAATAACTGTGCATGGTCGCCAAGCACATGGCTCAGCACCGTGGACAGGTGTAGACCCAATTGCTGCCGCTGCGCAAATTGTAACGGGCGTTAACCACATTGTAAGCCGCCAAGTAAACATAACCAAAGAGCCGGCTATTGTGTCGTTTGGTAAAATAGCGGGTGGTGTACGTAATAATATTATTCCTGAAGAAGTTGAAATGGTTGGTACTATTCGTAATTTTGATATGGATAATCGCGCGCAAATCTTTGAAAATATTAAAACAACCGCTACGCATATTGCTAAGTCGTCGGGGGCAACGGCCGATGTGCATATTCATGAAGGCTACCCTGTAACGGTTAATAATCCTGAGCTTACTGCGCAAATGTTACCTAGCCTTGAAAAAGCAGCCGGTAAACAAAATGTGCAAGAAATGGGTAAAATAACCGGCGCAGAAGACTTTTCGTTTTATGCACTAGAAATACCCAGTGTATTTGTATTTTTAGGTGGCACGCCTGCAAGCCAAGACTTAAAAACGGTAGCAAGTAACCACTCACCTTATTTTTATGCCGATGAATCGTCGTTTAAAGTGGGTACCAAAGCGCTTAGCCAATTAGCGGTAGATTATTTAAATAGCCAAAAATAA
- a CDS encoding TetR/AcrR family transcriptional regulator, which translates to MSEHPFLAPKQQRSQQTQEKLLKALHHSLKSKFFEHISIKELADYAEVSVGTFYRRFKNKESLLPMLYQDFGIELNSWVTELETQSYKNLDDVVNTLCHKTYVFLLSQQGVFRTLHLNSRLHSELLGSDKHINRRVIYQRLAQLLSQTDSKVSKAAAGTAVFLIVSSLLDKVLYHDLTPAIACDLSAHQYAQELPKIILAYLG; encoded by the coding sequence ATGTCTGAACACCCTTTTTTGGCGCCCAAGCAACAACGCAGCCAGCAAACCCAAGAAAAATTATTAAAAGCGCTGCATCACAGTTTAAAAAGTAAGTTTTTTGAACACATAAGTATAAAAGAGCTGGCAGACTACGCCGAGGTATCGGTAGGTACGTTTTATCGTCGCTTTAAAAATAAAGAGTCGCTGCTGCCCATGTTGTATCAAGACTTTGGCATTGAATTAAATAGCTGGGTAACAGAGCTTGAGACACAGAGCTACAAAAACCTAGATGATGTAGTTAACACTTTATGCCATAAAACATATGTGTTTTTATTATCACAACAGGGGGTATTTAGAACGCTACATTTAAATTCGCGTTTGCATAGTGAGTTATTAGGCAGTGATAAACACATAAATAGGCGAGTAATTTATCAGCGGTTAGCGCAATTACTTAGCCAAACAGATAGCAAAGTGAGCAAGGCGGCGGCAGGTACTGCGGTATTTTTAATTGTCAGTTCATTGCTTGATAAAGTACTGTATCACGATTTAACCCCTGCGATTGCGTGTGATTTATCTGCGCATCAATACGCGCAAGAACTACCTAAAATTATTTTAGCTTATTTAGGTTAA
- a CDS encoding GFA family protein has translation MKITGSCYCGEIKYQAQSQNNNVLVCHCSDCQRMSSGPFRAVIMAEPNSVVFTKGEPKEYVKTAQSGNKRAQGFCGTCGTTLYATNEAKADRVYGLRIGAVDQRDEFTPVAQIWSQSTLKWLNDLHQVPAFETTPQK, from the coding sequence ATGAAAATTACTGGAAGCTGCTATTGTGGTGAAATTAAATACCAAGCCCAATCGCAAAATAATAACGTACTTGTATGTCATTGTAGCGATTGCCAACGCATGTCGAGCGGGCCATTTAGGGCGGTAATAATGGCTGAGCCTAACTCGGTAGTATTTACCAAGGGCGAGCCAAAAGAGTATGTTAAAACAGCACAAAGCGGTAATAAACGTGCACAAGGTTTTTGTGGTACGTGCGGCACTACACTTTACGCAACGAACGAAGCAAAAGCCGATAGAGTGTACGGCTTGCGCATAGGAGCTGTAGATCAGCGTGATGAATTTACCCCAGTGGCGCAAATTTGGTCGCAATCAACCCTTAAGTGGCTAAACGATTTACACCAAGTGCCTGCCTTTGAGACTACCCCACAAAAATAA
- a CDS encoding RidA family protein: MKTLIKTALLASALLTSFAQANPSNVDFLNTSKANPNLPFSQIVKAGNTLYMSGQIGINPATGKLAAGGFEEETKQTLENIKRTLEQHNYSMSNIVKCTVMLTDINDFKAFNAIYTQYFSAPYPARSAFAVKALALDSLVEVECIGSL, translated from the coding sequence ATGAAAACACTGATAAAAACTGCGTTATTAGCTAGTGCACTACTTACGAGTTTTGCGCAGGCAAACCCCAGTAATGTCGACTTTTTAAATACAAGCAAAGCTAACCCTAATTTACCATTTTCGCAAATAGTAAAAGCCGGCAATACGCTTTATATGTCGGGTCAAATAGGGATTAACCCTGCAACCGGCAAGCTAGCAGCGGGTGGTTTTGAAGAGGAAACTAAGCAAACTCTTGAAAACATTAAGCGCACTTTAGAGCAGCATAACTACAGCATGAGCAATATAGTTAAATGCACCGTTATGCTTACCGATATAAACGACTTTAAAGCGTTTAACGCTATTTATACGCAATATTTTAGTGCGCCGTACCCAGCGCGTAGTGCATTTGCTGTTAAAGCGTTAGCCCTTGATTCGTTAGTAGAAGTTGAATGTATAGGCTCACTTTAA